In one Chitinophaga sancti genomic region, the following are encoded:
- a CDS encoding RagB/SusD family nutrient uptake outer membrane protein, whose protein sequence is MKKLSILIMLGGIAFAGCNKQLDDQPQSSTSQATYWASATDATNAVNSCYTRLGDVDNRIFISCATDDSYSWSDWPSDVRQVGNGSGTVSTGTYNNFWSNLYRMIATCNDVTDNIDRVKMDDDLKARLKGEARFLRAFAYQQLIGLYGDVVFRDHTPAVAEFAIPRTPRATVAKWIVDELDAIAPALPISYGSSDRGRITRGAALALKARTLLYEGNYADAAIAAKAVMDLGYYKIDGNYVSLFNGNNKESLELILTAGYVKTTKPNSLATWVGGPSMGGWSQVVPLQSLVDAYECTDGKTIDQSTVYDAAHPFNNRDPRLKMVVITPGDVLNGVTIDVTNTSGLDALSKNNASFTGYYYRKYLPTDIDGNWDSNSYNDMVLMRYPEVLLIYAEAKIELNQIDQSVYDAINQVRQRPGVGMPAVTAATAATQDAMREVVRRERHVEFPMEDIRLFDIRRWKIADKVMNGVAYGILNNYDASRADYGKHVVIETRSFATRDYLWPVPQSEISANSAVLPNNTGW, encoded by the coding sequence ATGAAGAAATTATCGATCTTAATAATGCTGGGAGGAATCGCATTTGCCGGTTGTAATAAACAACTGGACGACCAACCACAATCCAGCACCAGCCAGGCAACTTACTGGGCGAGTGCCACAGATGCCACCAATGCTGTAAACAGTTGTTATACCCGTCTGGGTGATGTGGATAACCGCATCTTTATTTCCTGTGCTACCGATGATAGCTACAGCTGGAGTGACTGGCCAAGTGATGTAAGACAGGTGGGCAATGGTAGTGGTACTGTCAGTACCGGTACTTATAACAACTTCTGGAGCAACCTGTATCGCATGATTGCTACCTGCAATGATGTAACGGATAATATAGACAGGGTGAAAATGGATGATGACCTGAAAGCACGTCTGAAAGGTGAAGCCCGTTTTCTCAGAGCATTTGCTTATCAGCAGCTGATCGGACTGTATGGAGATGTGGTATTCAGAGATCATACTCCTGCTGTTGCTGAATTTGCTATTCCCCGCACACCACGTGCTACAGTAGCAAAATGGATTGTAGATGAACTGGATGCTATTGCGCCTGCGCTGCCGATCTCTTATGGTTCTTCTGATCGTGGTAGAATTACCCGTGGTGCTGCACTGGCACTGAAAGCACGTACACTGCTGTACGAAGGTAACTATGCAGATGCTGCAATTGCTGCCAAAGCTGTGATGGATCTGGGTTACTACAAGATTGACGGGAACTATGTGAGCCTGTTCAATGGTAATAACAAAGAAAGCCTGGAGCTGATCTTAACGGCTGGTTATGTAAAAACTACAAAACCAAATTCGCTGGCTACATGGGTAGGTGGTCCTTCTATGGGGGGCTGGTCACAGGTAGTGCCTTTGCAGTCACTGGTAGATGCTTATGAGTGTACGGATGGTAAGACCATCGATCAGTCTACTGTGTATGATGCTGCGCATCCTTTCAATAATCGTGACCCACGTTTGAAAATGGTGGTGATCACACCGGGTGATGTGCTGAACGGTGTAACCATTGACGTAACGAATACGAGTGGACTGGATGCATTGAGTAAAAACAATGCTTCATTTACAGGTTATTATTACAGGAAATATTTACCTACTGATATAGATGGTAACTGGGATAGTAATTCTTACAATGATATGGTGCTGATGCGTTATCCTGAAGTGTTGCTGATCTATGCAGAAGCAAAGATCGAACTGAACCAGATCGATCAGTCTGTATACGATGCGATCAACCAGGTAAGACAACGTCCGGGTGTAGGTATGCCTGCTGTAACAGCGGCTACTGCAGCTACACAGGATGCAATGAGAGAGGTAGTACGTCGTGAAAGACATGTTGAGTTCCCAATGGAAGACATCCGCCTTTTCGACATCCGTCGCTGGAAGATAGCTGATAAGGTAATGAATGGAGTAGCGTATGGTATTCTGAATAACTATGATGCGAGCCGTGCTGATTACGGTAAGCATGTAGTGATCGAGACCAGAAGTTTTGCTACGCGTGATTATCTCTGGCCGGTTCCTCAGTCTGAAATTTCTGCAAATTCAGCAGTATTGCCGAATAATACAGGATGGTGA
- a CDS encoding acetyl-CoA C-acyltransferase, whose translation MKDVFIVAAVRTPIGSFNGALSTLPATRMGAIVIKAALEQAGVSASAVNEVFMGNVISANLGQAPANQASIYAGLPNTVPCTTVNKVCASGMKSIMLAAQSIQLGDNDVVVAGGMENMSAVPYYLDKARNGYKLGHGTLSDGIIRDGLWDPYKDFHMGNAAEICAKEYKISREEQDEYASRSYKRAAEAFEKGYFKNEIVPVEIPGKTVVTIAEDEDYKKVNFEKIPTLKPTFQKDGTITAANASNINDGAAALVLVSGEKLQELGLKPLAKIISFADASQAPEWFTTTPVKAVNNALKKAGMTIDQMDFAELNEAFSCVPIANQRDLALDMEKVNVWGGAVALGHPIGCSGARIVVTLNSILHQNNAKYGVAGICNGGGGASAIIIEKV comes from the coding sequence ATGAAAGACGTATTTATTGTCGCCGCTGTGCGCACCCCAATAGGCTCGTTTAATGGCGCCTTGTCGACCCTGCCAGCTACCCGGATGGGAGCAATTGTGATCAAAGCCGCCCTGGAACAGGCGGGTGTATCAGCGAGTGCTGTTAATGAAGTATTTATGGGCAATGTAATCAGTGCCAACCTTGGTCAGGCGCCTGCCAATCAGGCCAGCATCTATGCCGGATTACCGAATACCGTGCCTTGTACCACTGTCAATAAGGTATGTGCCTCGGGCATGAAGTCCATTATGCTGGCAGCACAAAGTATCCAGCTGGGAGATAATGATGTGGTCGTGGCTGGCGGCATGGAGAATATGAGTGCGGTGCCTTACTACCTGGACAAGGCAAGAAACGGGTACAAACTCGGTCATGGTACATTGTCGGATGGTATTATCCGGGATGGGCTCTGGGACCCTTACAAAGATTTTCACATGGGTAATGCTGCTGAGATCTGTGCCAAGGAATATAAAATATCGCGGGAAGAGCAGGATGAATATGCCTCGCGAAGCTATAAGCGGGCAGCGGAGGCCTTTGAGAAAGGATATTTTAAAAATGAGATCGTACCAGTAGAAATCCCCGGAAAAACAGTCGTTACAATCGCCGAAGATGAAGATTATAAAAAAGTTAACTTCGAAAAGATCCCAACACTAAAACCCACATTCCAGAAAGACGGTACTATTACAGCAGCAAATGCATCCAACATCAATGATGGAGCTGCCGCTTTGGTATTGGTAAGCGGAGAGAAGCTGCAAGAACTTGGGTTGAAACCATTGGCGAAGATCATCAGTTTTGCAGATGCCTCGCAGGCACCGGAGTGGTTTACCACTACACCGGTAAAGGCGGTGAATAATGCACTGAAGAAAGCAGGGATGACGATTGACCAGATGGATTTTGCGGAGCTCAATGAAGCATTTTCCTGTGTGCCGATTGCGAATCAGCGGGATCTGGCGCTGGATATGGAGAAGGTGAATGTATGGGGAGGAGCGGTAGCCCTGGGGCATCCTATAGGATGTAGTGGTGCCAGGATAGTAGTGACACTGAATTCAATATTGCATCAAAATAATGCTAAATATGGTGTGGCGGGGATTTGTAATGGAGGAGGAGGGGCGAGTGCCATCATTATAGAAAAAGTCTGA
- the cysM gene encoding cysteine synthase CysM: MQGKGILELVGNTPMVKLKHISANPDVTILAKLEGNNPGGSVKDRAAYGMIKGALDRGELKQGIKLIEATSGNTGIALAMIASLFGVEIELVMPEDATRERVLTMEAFGAKVILTPKEQSMEGSIDYANAQVAKGGYHMLNQFGNPDNYDMHYKTTGPEIWRDTAGTVTHFVSAMGTTGTIMGVSKYLKEVNEAVQIVGCQPTDGSKIPGIRKWPEAYLPKIFDRQRVDRIMDIAEDEARIMTRRLAKEEGVFCGMSSGGAVSAAERLSRELDKGVIVCIICDRGDRYLSSDLFG, encoded by the coding sequence ATGCAAGGAAAAGGAATATTGGAATTGGTAGGCAATACGCCTATGGTTAAGCTGAAGCACATCAGCGCCAATCCGGATGTGACCATTCTGGCAAAACTGGAAGGCAACAATCCGGGAGGCAGTGTCAAAGACAGGGCGGCCTATGGCATGATCAAAGGCGCACTGGACAGAGGAGAACTGAAACAGGGTATAAAACTGATAGAAGCTACCAGCGGTAATACGGGCATTGCACTGGCCATGATTGCCAGCCTCTTTGGCGTAGAAATAGAACTGGTCATGCCGGAAGATGCGACCAGGGAAAGAGTACTTACCATGGAAGCCTTTGGGGCAAAGGTGATCCTGACTCCAAAAGAACAGTCCATGGAAGGTTCTATTGATTATGCCAATGCCCAGGTGGCCAAAGGGGGATATCATATGCTGAACCAGTTTGGCAACCCGGATAACTATGATATGCACTATAAAACCACGGGTCCGGAAATCTGGAGAGATACTGCCGGCACTGTGACGCATTTTGTAAGTGCCATGGGTACTACAGGAACGATTATGGGCGTGTCCAAATACCTGAAGGAAGTGAATGAAGCAGTGCAGATAGTTGGTTGTCAGCCTACAGACGGGTCTAAGATACCCGGTATCCGTAAATGGCCGGAAGCCTACCTGCCAAAGATCTTTGACCGCCAGCGGGTAGACAGGATCATGGATATTGCAGAAGACGAAGCGAGGATCATGACAAGGAGACTGGCTAAGGAAGAAGGTGTGTTTTGTGGAATGAGTAGCGGCGGAGCCGTGTCAGCGGCAGAAAGATTGTCCAGGGAGCTGGATAAAGGGGTGATAGTGTGTATTATTTGCGACAGGGGAGATAGATACCTGTCTTCCGACTTATTTGGATGA
- a CDS encoding pyruvate dehydrogenase complex E1 component subunit beta, whose translation MRQIAFRQALREALQEEMRRDERVFLMGEEVAEYNGAYKVSQGLLDEFGEKRVIDTPIAELGFTAIGVGAAQNGLRPVLEFMTWNFAVLALDQILNTASKMLAMSGGQVGCPIVFRGPNGSAGQLGAQHSTAFESYYANIPGLKVVSVSNPYDAKGLLKAAIRDNDPVVFMESEQMYGDMGEVPEEEYIIPIGKADIKRAGRDVTIVSFNKMMKVALGAAEELAKEGIEAEVIDLRTIRPLDWFTILESVKKTNRLVIVEEQWPFSSISSEISYRIQKEGFDYLDAPIRRITAADAPMHYAPNLVKAYLPDVERTVKLVKEVMYMKK comes from the coding sequence ATGCGTCAGATAGCTTTCAGACAAGCCTTACGAGAAGCCTTACAGGAAGAAATGCGCCGTGACGAGCGGGTTTTCCTGATGGGAGAGGAAGTAGCCGAATATAATGGTGCCTACAAAGTTAGCCAGGGATTGCTGGATGAATTTGGGGAAAAAAGAGTGATAGATACTCCTATTGCCGAGTTGGGTTTTACAGCAATCGGAGTAGGTGCTGCACAGAATGGACTTCGTCCGGTTCTGGAATTCATGACCTGGAACTTTGCCGTACTGGCGCTGGATCAGATCCTGAATACTGCTTCAAAGATGCTTGCTATGAGTGGTGGACAGGTAGGTTGCCCGATCGTATTCCGTGGCCCTAATGGTTCCGCAGGTCAGCTGGGTGCTCAGCACTCCACTGCTTTTGAAAGCTACTATGCAAATATCCCAGGTTTAAAAGTTGTTTCCGTTTCCAACCCATACGATGCTAAAGGTCTGCTGAAAGCGGCTATCCGCGACAATGACCCGGTTGTATTCATGGAGAGTGAGCAGATGTATGGTGATATGGGTGAAGTACCTGAAGAAGAGTACATCATTCCTATCGGTAAGGCTGATATCAAACGCGCTGGTAGAGATGTTACCATCGTATCTTTCAATAAAATGATGAAGGTTGCGCTGGGTGCAGCTGAAGAACTGGCTAAAGAAGGTATCGAGGCTGAAGTTATCGACCTCCGCACCATTCGTCCGCTGGACTGGTTCACCATCCTGGAGTCTGTTAAGAAGACTAACCGCCTGGTGATCGTTGAAGAACAGTGGCCATTCTCCAGCATCTCTTCTGAGATCTCCTACAGAATCCAGAAAGAAGGTTTCGACTACCTGGATGCTCCGATCCGTCGTATCACTGCTGCTGATGCACCTATGCACTACGCACCAAACCTGGTGAAAGCATATCTGCCTGATGTGGAAAGAACAGTGAAACTGGTGAAAGAAGTCATGTACATGAAGAAGTAA
- a CDS encoding DUF3575 domain-containing protein, producing MKRTLLIATTILLALQSMAQDIELNHEKPTAGTKAELIRRAKLKKNYVTDKALDPRPPSPSEPGVTVGTNFLSLLEEDAGPSLWVEYRFSKHLEVGLQGTWVLYSGRNDDFPHNGFRFQPDLKYYFLPKHHKIMPFVGLGGVFTQVHYRAFTTEPDDGMAGGPSFSKAGTTMENKRMLGYALIFGFKKYLDRDRHRLALEVYMGLGGKWKSFPGRSAERTKYIENRINDLHNPIDFGFFDGYEYLRPNQYAYIPVCVKIGYRF from the coding sequence ATGAAGAGAACATTACTCATTGCTACAACCATTTTGCTTGCATTGCAAAGCATGGCTCAGGACATTGAATTGAATCATGAAAAGCCAACCGCAGGAACAAAAGCAGAATTGATCCGCAGAGCGAAGTTGAAAAAAAATTACGTTACCGATAAGGCCCTGGATCCAAGGCCACCGTCTCCCAGTGAACCCGGGGTGACAGTGGGCACGAATTTTCTTTCGCTGTTAGAAGAAGATGCTGGTCCATCATTGTGGGTGGAATATAGGTTTTCAAAACACCTGGAAGTGGGGCTACAGGGAACCTGGGTGCTTTACAGTGGTAGAAATGATGATTTCCCGCATAATGGTTTTCGTTTTCAACCGGATTTGAAATATTATTTCCTGCCGAAGCATCATAAGATCATGCCTTTTGTAGGCTTGGGTGGTGTATTTACACAGGTACATTACAGGGCCTTTACTACAGAACCGGATGATGGAATGGCAGGAGGCCCAAGTTTTTCAAAGGCCGGAACGACAATGGAGAATAAGCGGATGCTGGGATATGCGCTTATATTTGGTTTTAAGAAATACCTGGATAGGGATCGGCATCGCCTGGCATTGGAGGTGTATATGGGGTTGGGAGGGAAGTGGAAAAGTTTTCCGGGCAGGTCGGCAGAGAGAACGAAGTATATAGAGAACAGGATTAATGATTTGCATAATCCAATTGATTTTGGGTTCTTTGATGGTTATGAGTATTTGAGGCCGAATCAGTATGCGTATATACCGGTTTGTGTAAAGATTGGGTATCGTTTCTGA
- a CDS encoding SusC/RagA family TonB-linked outer membrane protein has product MNKFVSAFMAAMGIACLNNMPASAQDLAMLGKSGTAPFERTQTKSLKTVLDKLELKYNVHFMYKSKLAKLQLSNVEESTTSIDEELKSITVPNKLRYKKLGEGFYIIFAQDDEPATPTTSNGGLNTIASSISPEMITSSALRAIPVTGVVTDDKGQPIPGVTVLVKGTTTGTTTDVNGTWKLNVPDATATLEFSFIGYVKQEVPVNGTTNFSIKLMQDVTSISEVVVVGYGTQKKVNVTGAVTAIDGKDISAKPIGQVSTALQGVAPGVTVTTGSGQPGKDQGTVKIRGVGTFNNTDPLVLVDGVQMSMNDIDANDISSYSVLKDAAASAIYGVRAANGVILITTKRGTTGKAKVTYSNYFGWQKPARLAKYVGAQDFMKLVNQTAGTGIYSDTQISAYNDPNRDTDVYPDNYWLKKILTGSGFQQEHSLGIAGGSENVKYHFSANYFDQKGLIRNMDFNRITVRLNTDINVTKKLTFSADISARLNDRNEPQGVAGSAWYQFGQGAVINPLTVNRFKDGQWGIVRGGQNPIRLQEEGGLYNYKSNLFSGNFKGVYDLVKGLKLTGTAAVNYQSDYNSQREKILIYETDPLHPDLSVTKPFGQNSLIKEAQGYWFKNFQGIAEYTKQFGKHSFKLLGGASQLNETTDYLYGFRKNLATGTTQLDGGEMGTQTNKGWAMEYNLVSFFGRLNYNFDEKYLIEANIRRDGSSRFPDGQRWGTFPSFSLGWRVSQESFMRDITWLNDLKLRGSWGQLGNDRVIVDKDNPLIVNYPYQTTYNYNSYPFGGVLNPTAGIKIYPNSGLTWETATMTDIGLDATVLNKLDVTFDWYNRTTKNILMTLPIPSSVGLDPAAMNAAKVQNIGWELGLNYHNTIGDKGFKYNVGFNIADVKNKILDVKGSDQITKDNNNIYTGYVTGQAINTLYGYKSEGIFQTAEQVASHATQDPKTGAGDLIYKDIDGNGVISQALDRKGGDLVNIGNTMPRFTYGFNLGASYKHFDFSAFFQGVGKVDIMTLPIERAPTSTDGNFRKEHLDSWTPSNTGAAFPRLQTSTQNYFSSSYWVRSGAYLRLKNVSLGYSLPANIFGKSGGFDRFRVYVSGSNLLTFSSLPNDIDPETPNDSRYYPQVKTYTFGFNVSF; this is encoded by the coding sequence ATGAACAAGTTCGTTAGTGCCTTTATGGCGGCTATGGGCATAGCATGTTTAAATAACATGCCTGCCAGTGCCCAGGACCTGGCTATGCTGGGGAAATCCGGCACGGCTCCTTTCGAAAGAACGCAGACAAAATCGCTGAAGACAGTTCTGGACAAACTGGAGCTCAAATACAATGTACACTTCATGTACAAAAGTAAGCTGGCCAAATTGCAGTTGTCGAACGTAGAAGAAAGCACCACTTCCATTGATGAAGAGCTGAAATCTATTACCGTTCCAAATAAACTGCGTTATAAAAAACTCGGAGAAGGTTTCTATATCATCTTTGCTCAGGATGATGAACCTGCTACGCCTACTACTTCCAATGGTGGTTTAAATACCATCGCTTCATCCATTTCCCCCGAAATGATCACCAGTAGCGCGCTGAGAGCTATACCTGTTACAGGTGTGGTGACAGACGACAAAGGACAACCTATTCCGGGTGTAACTGTATTGGTAAAGGGTACTACCACTGGTACAACTACCGATGTAAATGGTACCTGGAAACTGAATGTTCCTGATGCTACTGCTACGCTCGAATTTTCCTTTATTGGATATGTAAAACAGGAAGTACCTGTAAATGGTACCACCAACTTTTCTATTAAATTGATGCAGGATGTTACAAGTATCTCCGAAGTCGTTGTAGTAGGTTATGGTACACAGAAAAAAGTAAACGTAACAGGTGCTGTGACTGCCATTGATGGTAAGGATATCAGCGCTAAACCTATCGGCCAGGTATCTACTGCATTGCAGGGGGTAGCGCCGGGTGTTACGGTAACTACTGGTTCCGGTCAGCCTGGTAAAGACCAGGGTACTGTGAAGATCCGTGGTGTCGGCACATTTAATAATACTGATCCATTGGTATTGGTAGATGGTGTGCAGATGAGCATGAACGATATAGATGCGAATGATATCTCCAGCTATTCTGTACTGAAAGATGCTGCTGCTTCTGCAATTTATGGTGTGAGAGCAGCGAATGGTGTGATCCTCATTACTACAAAAAGAGGTACCACCGGCAAAGCAAAGGTGACTTATTCCAACTATTTCGGCTGGCAGAAACCTGCCCGTCTTGCAAAATATGTAGGTGCTCAGGATTTCATGAAACTGGTGAACCAGACTGCTGGTACCGGTATCTATTCTGATACACAGATTTCTGCCTATAACGACCCTAACCGTGATACCGATGTTTATCCTGATAACTACTGGCTGAAGAAAATTCTGACCGGTAGCGGGTTTCAACAGGAACATAGCCTGGGTATAGCAGGTGGTTCCGAAAATGTGAAATACCATTTCTCTGCTAACTATTTCGATCAGAAAGGTCTGATCCGGAACATGGATTTCAACAGGATCACTGTTCGTTTGAACACTGATATCAATGTGACGAAGAAACTGACTTTCAGTGCAGACATTTCTGCGCGTCTGAATGATAGAAATGAACCACAGGGTGTAGCTGGTTCTGCGTGGTACCAGTTTGGTCAGGGTGCTGTGATTAACCCACTCACTGTAAACAGATTTAAAGATGGACAGTGGGGTATTGTAAGAGGTGGACAGAACCCAATCCGTTTACAGGAAGAAGGTGGTTTGTACAACTACAAGAGCAACCTGTTCTCCGGTAACTTTAAAGGTGTATACGACCTGGTAAAAGGTCTGAAACTGACAGGTACCGCTGCGGTGAACTACCAGTCAGATTACAACTCTCAGCGCGAAAAGATCCTGATTTACGAAACTGATCCGCTGCATCCTGATCTTTCCGTTACCAAGCCCTTTGGTCAGAATTCCCTGATCAAGGAGGCACAGGGCTACTGGTTCAAAAACTTCCAGGGTATAGCTGAATATACCAAACAATTTGGTAAGCATTCCTTCAAACTCTTAGGTGGTGCTTCTCAGTTGAATGAAACGACTGACTACCTGTATGGTTTCAGAAAGAACCTGGCTACGGGTACCACACAGTTGGATGGTGGTGAAATGGGTACACAGACCAACAAGGGCTGGGCTATGGAATACAACCTGGTATCCTTCTTCGGCAGATTGAATTATAACTTCGATGAGAAATACCTGATCGAAGCGAACATTCGTCGTGATGGATCTTCCCGCTTCCCTGATGGACAGCGCTGGGGTACATTCCCTTCCTTCTCACTGGGCTGGAGAGTATCTCAGGAATCATTTATGCGGGATATTACCTGGCTGAATGACCTGAAATTACGTGGTTCATGGGGCCAGTTAGGTAATGACAGGGTGATTGTAGATAAGGACAATCCACTGATTGTAAACTATCCTTACCAGACTACTTATAACTATAACAGTTATCCTTTTGGTGGTGTGCTGAACCCTACTGCGGGTATCAAGATCTATCCAAACAGTGGTCTGACATGGGAAACTGCAACTATGACTGATATTGGTCTGGATGCAACTGTACTGAATAAACTGGATGTAACTTTCGACTGGTACAACAGAACAACTAAGAACATTTTGATGACCCTGCCGATTCCATCTTCTGTAGGTCTGGATCCTGCCGCTATGAATGCTGCAAAGGTACAGAACATAGGATGGGAACTGGGGCTGAACTATCATAATACAATTGGGGATAAAGGATTTAAATACAATGTTGGTTTCAACATCGCTGATGTGAAAAACAAGATCCTGGATGTGAAAGGCTCTGACCAGATCACGAAGGATAACAATAATATTTATACCGGTTATGTAACAGGTCAGGCTATCAATACGCTGTATGGTTACAAATCAGAAGGCATCTTCCAGACAGCAGAACAGGTAGCATCCCATGCTACGCAGGATCCTAAAACGGGTGCAGGTGACCTGATCTACAAAGACATCGATGGTAATGGTGTTATTAGTCAGGCATTGGATCGCAAAGGTGGTGATCTCGTGAATATTGGTAACACGATGCCACGCTTTACATATGGTTTCAACCTGGGTGCATCATACAAGCACTTTGATTTCTCTGCATTCTTCCAGGGTGTGGGTAAAGTGGATATCATGACCCTGCCTATCGAAAGAGCGCCTACTTCTACTGATGGTAACTTCAGGAAAGAACACCTGGATAGCTGGACGCCTTCAAATACGGGTGCTGCTTTCCCAAGATTGCAGACAAGTACACAGAACTATTTTTCCTCTTCCTATTGGGTAAGAAGCGGTGCATACCTGCGTCTGAAGAATGTTTCACTGGGCTATTCTCTGCCGGCAAACATCTTTGGTAAATCAGGAGGTTTTGACAGATTCCGTGTGTATGTAAGTGGTTCCAACCTGCTTACTTTCTCTTCACTGCCTAATGATATAGATCCGGAAACGCCAAATGACAGCAGGTATTACCCACAGGTAAAGACCTACACTTTCGGATTCAATGTGTCATTCTAA
- a CDS encoding LVIVD repeat-containing protein gives MKKIYIIYIFLLSAPLLMSTSKPIAVRYVAPYKKVAQAGIIIDGNHLFIADNDNLVSYDISQPATPAERERQRISGGIDTLYMYHQNLIVCKDNFYGSDVFDVSSGSFVSSGIYWPWGSCNKVALSGDKAFVTDKTGYTCTAENPDHSVKIYRINTPAAAEFVAGINISDVSAMIATETTLYASRGKEGLAVIDIATNTVKTGIASNSYYQLQISGNKLFARAKSSLDCYDITHPQSPVLISEFAN, from the coding sequence ATGAAGAAAATTTACATCATCTATATATTCTTACTGTCAGCACCCTTATTGATGTCTACCTCCAAACCTATTGCTGTACGTTATGTAGCTCCTTATAAAAAAGTAGCACAGGCGGGTATCATCATCGATGGCAATCACCTGTTCATTGCCGACAATGATAATTTAGTCAGTTATGATATTTCCCAGCCCGCTACCCCTGCTGAAAGAGAACGCCAGCGTATAAGTGGCGGGATAGATACGCTATATATGTATCATCAAAACCTTATTGTATGCAAGGATAATTTTTATGGTAGCGATGTATTTGATGTTTCGTCAGGCAGTTTCGTCAGCTCAGGTATTTATTGGCCCTGGGGCAGCTGTAATAAAGTTGCCCTATCTGGTGATAAAGCATTTGTTACAGATAAAACAGGTTATACCTGTACCGCCGAAAATCCTGATCATAGTGTGAAGATTTACAGGATCAATACCCCCGCTGCCGCAGAATTTGTGGCTGGCATTAATATCAGCGATGTATCTGCCATGATTGCTACCGAAACTACCTTATATGCCTCCAGGGGGAAAGAGGGTTTAGCCGTAATCGATATAGCAACAAATACGGTGAAAACCGGTATTGCTTCCAATTCCTATTACCAGCTGCAGATCTCTGGCAATAAGTTGTTCGCCAGGGCCAAGAGCTCCCTGGATTGTTATGACATCACCCATCCTCAATCCCCTGTATTGATTTCAGAGTTCGCAAACTGA
- a CDS encoding DUF3575 domain-containing protein, translating to MKQLYFTILLMGCIMAASAQSSLTGMRIFVNVPSFTEIDGGPALGLEYRIRDNISVALEGQWILYSLSNYVAENHGFRFTPDVKFFLPGSKKRYKWFFAAQALYKQVNTFEDYIIPHYENNTQVYQELRAYERQKQVFAFGGRFGIQSTFGGKKERFYMEVSTGLGFRWKGTHFLQNPPEGSLKRGREPLLDIEGWNPDVPYKVRFGYRL from the coding sequence ATGAAACAATTATACTTCACTATTTTATTGATGGGCTGCATAATGGCAGCAAGTGCACAATCCTCTCTAACGGGCATGCGTATATTCGTAAACGTACCCTCTTTTACAGAAATTGATGGTGGACCGGCCCTGGGGCTGGAATACCGTATCAGAGACAATATCAGCGTAGCGCTCGAAGGGCAGTGGATCTTATACAGTTTAAGTAATTACGTAGCAGAGAATCATGGTTTTCGCTTTACGCCGGATGTGAAGTTCTTTTTACCCGGCAGTAAGAAGCGTTATAAGTGGTTTTTCGCAGCGCAGGCTTTGTATAAGCAGGTGAATACATTTGAGGATTACATTATACCTCATTATGAAAATAATACGCAGGTGTACCAGGAACTGAGGGCCTATGAAAGGCAAAAGCAGGTATTTGCTTTCGGCGGCCGTTTTGGTATTCAATCCACTTTTGGGGGAAAGAAAGAGCGTTTTTACATGGAAGTTTCTACGGGACTGGGCTTTAGATGGAAAGGCACGCACTTCCTGCAAAATCCACCGGAAGGTAGTCTCAAACGTGGTCGCGAACCATTATTAGATATCGAAGGCTGGAACCCTGATGTGCCCTATAAAGTAAGATTTGGATATCGTTTATGA